From the Cohaesibacter sp. ES.047 genome, one window contains:
- a CDS encoding imelysin family protein gives MKHRLFAFVLLIAAPLGSQSLVAQELKPDLKKIVEAHILPGYQRLADRSETLQKVASRTCGSDMKALKAAYNEAFDAWISVSHLRFGPAEQDDRAYALAFWPDSKGFTPKTLSSLLSGDDPVIHDLEKFQTVSIAGRGFYALEFLLYDKRFTEDPGAHYCDLVTVITEDIAANTQAILADWKGGYADTMVLADNETYRSKTEAARQLYTALTSGLEFTTRSRLGRPMGTFDRPRPRRAEARRSGRSLHHVVLSLEANRELAALLSHGNTAIDHRFERAIKLARDLDDPAFEGVSTVQGRIRVEALQTAIGQISLQLAEDLAPRLGITAGFNSADGD, from the coding sequence ATGAAACACCGGCTATTTGCTTTTGTCCTCCTTATCGCAGCTCCCCTTGGCTCGCAGAGCCTCGTTGCGCAGGAGTTGAAACCCGATCTCAAAAAGATCGTCGAAGCTCACATCCTGCCCGGCTATCAACGTCTGGCTGATCGCTCCGAGACACTCCAAAAGGTCGCCAGCCGAACCTGTGGTTCGGACATGAAGGCCCTGAAGGCGGCCTACAATGAGGCCTTCGATGCATGGATTTCGGTCAGCCACTTGCGGTTCGGTCCAGCAGAGCAGGATGATCGCGCCTATGCTCTGGCCTTCTGGCCTGACAGCAAGGGCTTTACCCCCAAGACACTGTCGAGCCTTCTGAGCGGTGATGATCCGGTGATCCATGATCTGGAGAAATTCCAAACCGTATCGATTGCGGGCAGAGGCTTCTATGCGCTGGAATTCCTGCTGTATGACAAACGGTTTACTGAGGACCCGGGTGCGCATTATTGCGACCTCGTCACTGTCATCACCGAGGATATCGCTGCCAATACACAAGCGATCCTTGCAGACTGGAAAGGCGGCTATGCCGACACGATGGTCTTGGCTGACAACGAGACCTACCGAAGCAAGACCGAGGCCGCTCGCCAGCTTTACACCGCGCTGACAAGTGGGCTTGAATTCACGACCCGGTCGCGTCTTGGCAGGCCCATGGGGACGTTTGACCGTCCCCGCCCCAGACGCGCCGAAGCCAGACGCTCTGGCCGGTCACTGCATCATGTCGTCCTGTCCCTTGAAGCCAATCGGGAGCTTGCTGCGCTGTTGTCCCATGGCAATACCGCCATTGATCATCGCTTCGAGCGCGCCATCAAACTGGCCCGCGACCTTGACGATCCGGCATTTGAGGGTGTCAGCACCGTGCAGGGACGCATTCGCGTCGAGGCGCTTCAGACGGCCATCGGCCAGATCAGCCTTCAGCTCGCCGAGGATCTCGCGCCGAGGCTTGGTATCACGGCGGGCTTCAATTCAGCGGACGGAGACTGA
- a CDS encoding di-heme oxidoredictase family protein, translating into MTRLVSLPFFFLLVSSALADPQIGDLHLDDVHLDIVPRTEEEAARIKRVTELPTEFDKPQKFEAKSAGAATVRARRNKDAFSQSSANIGYDGELRFKVGNGLFKKLWVSSPSSTKASDGLGPIYNARSCQRCHIKDGRGHPPESAEDSAVSMFLRISIPGEHHPLQDEIPGYHATFPDPTYGTQMQDFGIPGHPAEYRLKIDYEEIKVALNGGETASLRKPTYTAADLGYGPLHSGAMLSPRVAPQMIGLGLIEAIPAKDILAGADPDDADGDGISGRPNIVWSTEFDQPMLGRFGLKAGAPTVKHQSAGAFAGDIGISNSLNPFPWGECTEAQTDCRLAPHGDGDEREFEIDDTGLDLVAFYSRNLAVPARRDVGDPEVLKGKELFYDIGCVACHKPNYVTHRLKDQPAQSFQLIWPYSDLLLHDMGEGLADNRPEARASGTEWRTAPLWGVGMTKQVSGHTYFLHDGRARSLLEAVLWHGGEAETHKQSVVALDPEDRAALIRFLESL; encoded by the coding sequence ATGACCCGTCTTGTTTCCCTGCCCTTTTTCTTCCTGCTTGTGTCCAGCGCTCTGGCGGACCCGCAGATCGGCGATCTTCATCTCGATGATGTCCATCTTGACATTGTCCCCAGAACCGAGGAGGAGGCTGCACGCATCAAGCGGGTAACCGAACTGCCGACCGAGTTCGACAAGCCGCAGAAATTCGAGGCCAAGTCCGCAGGCGCTGCAACCGTGCGCGCCCGTCGCAACAAGGATGCCTTTTCGCAATCCTCCGCCAACATCGGCTATGACGGCGAATTGCGCTTCAAGGTCGGCAACGGATTGTTCAAGAAACTCTGGGTCAGTTCTCCATCCTCCACCAAGGCGTCCGACGGCCTCGGGCCGATCTACAACGCGCGGTCATGTCAGCGCTGCCACATCAAGGACGGGCGCGGCCACCCACCGGAAAGCGCCGAGGACAGCGCAGTTTCCATGTTCCTGCGTATCTCGATCCCGGGCGAGCACCACCCGCTTCAAGACGAGATACCGGGCTATCACGCGACATTCCCCGATCCCACCTACGGCACCCAGATGCAAGATTTCGGCATTCCGGGCCATCCGGCAGAATATCGCCTGAAGATCGATTATGAGGAGATCAAGGTTGCGTTGAATGGAGGCGAAACAGCCTCCTTGCGCAAGCCCACCTACACCGCCGCCGATCTTGGCTATGGCCCGCTTCACTCAGGCGCCATGCTCAGCCCGCGGGTTGCCCCCCAGATGATCGGCCTTGGCCTCATCGAAGCGATTCCGGCCAAGGACATTCTGGCGGGTGCAGATCCGGACGATGCTGACGGGGACGGTATTTCTGGACGTCCCAACATCGTCTGGTCAACCGAATTCGACCAGCCCATGCTGGGCCGGTTCGGACTGAAGGCAGGCGCTCCCACAGTCAAGCACCAGTCCGCAGGCGCCTTTGCTGGCGACATAGGCATCTCCAACTCCCTCAACCCCTTCCCTTGGGGCGAATGCACCGAGGCGCAAACTGACTGCCGTCTGGCACCCCACGGCGACGGGGATGAACGGGAATTCGAGATCGATGACACGGGTCTTGACCTCGTCGCCTTCTACAGCCGCAACCTTGCCGTCCCGGCCCGGCGCGATGTCGGCGACCCTGAGGTGCTCAAGGGCAAGGAACTATTCTACGATATTGGCTGCGTTGCCTGTCACAAACCAAATTATGTAACCCACCGTCTCAAGGACCAGCCCGCCCAGAGTTTTCAGCTGATCTGGCCCTATTCGGACCTTCTGTTGCATGATATGGGGGAGGGATTGGCCGACAATCGACCCGAAGCCCGGGCGAGCGGCACCGAGTGGCGCACGGCACCTCTCTGGGGCGTCGGGATGACGAAGCAGGTTTCCGGTCACACCTATTTCCTGCATGACGGGCGGGCCCGGTCTTTGCTCGAAGCTGTGTTGTGGCATGGCGGCGAGGCCGAGACGCACAAGCAGTCCGTCGTCGCGCTCGATCCCGAGGACCGCGCCGCCCTCATCCGCTTTCTGGAGAGTCTTTAA
- a CDS encoding sugar-binding transcriptional regulator: MVGRAEQDGEQSSLDLAARAAWLSFVGGLTQDQIARELGISRQRAQRLVARATSEGLIHVRIDHKIADCLELERALKQKFGLDHTWVSPSVGRASDAVNGLTRYAAPVVEALFETEQARCFAIGTGRTLRTTVQHMQQIDGSRHKLVSLIGNVAPDASATLYEAIFSLAEKTASKFYPMAAPMIAKTTEEREIYHSLPYVKLTRNIAESADMAIVGMGQMSETAPLYLDGFVTHEELTDLRRSGAAGEICGRVFDQNGKFLDHEYNERIVGTKLPINGTPVLCIAGGDNKLDALTGALSGQLLSSLVTDEHTARHLLTIR; the protein is encoded by the coding sequence ATGGTCGGACGCGCCGAACAGGATGGTGAACAATCCTCTCTAGACCTTGCAGCACGGGCAGCGTGGCTGTCGTTTGTTGGTGGCCTGACGCAGGATCAGATCGCCCGAGAGTTGGGCATCTCCCGACAGCGCGCCCAGCGATTGGTGGCGCGAGCCACATCCGAGGGGCTCATCCATGTCCGGATCGATCACAAGATTGCCGATTGCCTTGAACTCGAGCGTGCACTGAAACAGAAATTCGGCCTTGATCATACCTGGGTGTCGCCAAGCGTTGGGCGTGCGTCGGATGCGGTCAACGGGCTGACCCGCTATGCAGCTCCGGTTGTTGAGGCTCTGTTCGAGACGGAACAGGCGCGCTGTTTTGCCATCGGCACGGGACGAACCCTGCGCACCACGGTCCAACACATGCAGCAGATCGACGGCTCCCGCCACAAGCTTGTATCGCTGATCGGCAATGTGGCACCGGACGCCTCTGCGACGCTCTATGAAGCCATTTTCAGTCTGGCGGAAAAGACGGCCTCCAAATTCTATCCCATGGCCGCACCGATGATAGCCAAGACGACCGAAGAACGGGAAATCTATCATTCGCTGCCCTATGTGAAGCTGACGCGAAACATTGCCGAAAGCGCCGATATGGCAATCGTGGGAATGGGTCAGATGTCCGAAACCGCCCCCCTCTATCTCGACGGTTTTGTCACCCATGAGGAACTGACGGATCTGCGCCGATCAGGGGCCGCGGGGGAAATCTGCGGACGGGTTTTCGACCAGAACGGGAAATTTCTCGACCACGAATATAACGAGCGAATTGTCGGCACCAAGCTGCCGATCAACGGCACACCGGTGCTGTGCATCGCAGGGGGTGACAACAAGTTGGACGCCCTCACAGGCGCACTATCAGGGCAATTGCTTAGCAGTTTGGTCACAGATGAACACACGGCACGTCATCTTCTAACTATCAGATAA
- a CDS encoding carbohydrate ABC transporter permease: MATKHSKVAARLMISPAVLLLLGWMIVPLSMTLYFSFLRYNLLMPGMEEWAGFTNYKFFLTDPAFFAALWNTLALVLGVLIVTVVGGVGLALLLDQPLFGQGIVRILVIAPFFVMPTVNALVWKNMFMNPVNGLFAYLATYLGFEPFDFLSQAPLASIIGIVSWQWLPFATLILLTAMQSLDQEQLEAAEMDGASWGSRFWHIMLPHLSRAITVVILIQTIFLLSVFAEILVTTNGGPGNASTNLTYLIYVQSLLQFDVGGGSAGGVVAIILANIVAIFLMRMIGKNLET, from the coding sequence ATGGCCACGAAGCATTCGAAAGTGGCGGCGAGGCTTATGATTTCCCCCGCGGTATTGTTGCTGCTCGGCTGGATGATCGTACCCTTGTCGATGACGCTCTATTTTTCCTTTTTGCGCTACAATCTCTTGATGCCGGGAATGGAAGAATGGGCGGGCTTCACAAACTATAAATTCTTTCTCACCGATCCCGCCTTCTTTGCGGCTCTCTGGAACACCTTGGCCTTGGTGCTGGGCGTTTTGATTGTCACCGTCGTGGGCGGAGTAGGGCTTGCGCTGCTGCTCGATCAGCCCCTCTTCGGTCAGGGCATTGTTCGCATTCTGGTCATTGCTCCGTTCTTCGTCATGCCGACGGTCAACGCGCTTGTCTGGAAGAACATGTTCATGAACCCGGTGAATGGGCTGTTTGCCTATCTCGCCACCTATCTGGGCTTCGAGCCGTTCGACTTTCTCTCGCAAGCGCCGCTTGCCTCGATCATTGGCATTGTCAGTTGGCAATGGCTGCCTTTTGCGACGCTGATCCTTCTGACCGCCATGCAGTCGCTTGATCAGGAACAGCTCGAAGCCGCCGAAATGGATGGGGCCAGCTGGGGCTCCCGCTTCTGGCACATCATGCTGCCCCATCTGTCGCGTGCCATCACGGTGGTCATTCTCATTCAGACAATCTTCCTTCTGTCGGTCTTTGCCGAGATCCTCGTGACCACCAATGGTGGACCGGGCAACGCTTCGACCAACCTGACCTATCTCATTTACGTCCAGTCACTGCTTCAGTTTGACGTTGGTGGCGGGTCTGCCGGGGGTGTGGTTGCCATTATCCTTGCCAACATCGTTGCGATCTTTCTGATGCGGATGATCGGCAAGAATCTGGAGACTTGA
- a CDS encoding DUF1513 domain-containing protein, with amino-acid sequence MTDRRSFLAGMFAFGLCPSVTWADAGSPAFLAAARKPDGSYALSGLAGNGQVRFDIPLPGRGHAAAAHPERPQAVAFARRPGNFALVIDCAAGKTRQILEAPKGRHFYGHGAFSADGRHLFTSENDFESIKGVIGIWKVGDTYERIGEFSSGGLGPHDIKLMPDRTHLVIANGGIETHPDSDRAKLNISTMEPNLSYVSLDGEIVDQMSLPHDMHKNSIRHLSVGEDGVVAFAMQWQGDIHESPELLGLHSIGGKPRLMETGLAAHGRLQGYLGSVAYSAKKQLVAVTSPRGSVLYIYDASTGKHVSTIKEADVCGVAMYHDEIYLTSGTGIVSKSDVKREAWRQSHPCNWDNHLVTI; translated from the coding sequence ATGACGGATCGGCGTTCTTTTCTCGCGGGCATGTTTGCCTTTGGCCTCTGTCCGAGCGTGACATGGGCCGATGCTGGCAGTCCCGCCTTTCTGGCTGCTGCGCGCAAGCCCGACGGCTCCTATGCCCTGTCGGGATTGGCCGGTAACGGTCAGGTGCGCTTCGATATCCCATTGCCCGGTAGGGGCCATGCCGCCGCGGCCCACCCTGAGCGCCCCCAAGCGGTTGCCTTTGCCCGCCGGCCGGGCAATTTCGCCCTTGTGATTGATTGTGCCGCTGGCAAGACACGGCAGATTCTCGAAGCGCCCAAAGGCCGACATTTCTATGGCCATGGCGCCTTTTCCGCTGATGGCCGCCATCTTTTCACATCGGAAAACGACTTTGAGTCTATCAAGGGTGTCATCGGCATCTGGAAGGTCGGGGACACTTATGAGCGCATTGGCGAATTTTCCTCCGGTGGCCTTGGTCCGCATGACATCAAACTGATGCCGGATCGCACCCATCTGGTGATCGCCAACGGCGGCATAGAGACCCACCCTGACAGCGACCGGGCCAAGCTCAACATCTCCACCATGGAACCGAACCTCAGTTATGTCAGTCTGGACGGCGAGATCGTTGACCAGATGTCCCTGCCGCATGACATGCACAAGAACTCGATCCGGCACCTCAGCGTCGGCGAGGACGGCGTTGTCGCCTTTGCCATGCAGTGGCAGGGGGATATCCATGAGAGCCCCGAGCTATTGGGGTTGCACAGCATCGGCGGCAAGCCCCGCCTCATGGAAACCGGGCTTGCTGCGCACGGCCGACTTCAGGGATATCTGGGGAGTGTCGCCTATTCGGCAAAGAAACAGCTCGTCGCGGTGACCTCTCCGCGTGGCAGCGTCCTGTATATTTATGACGCCAGCACCGGCAAGCATGTCAGCACCATCAAGGAAGCCGACGTTTGCGGCGTCGCGATGTATCACGACGAGATCTACCTGACCAGCGGCACGGGCATTGTCAGCAAGTCCGATGTCAAACGCGAAGCATGGCGGCAGTCCCACCCCTGCAACTGGGACAACCATCTGGTCACGATCTGA
- a CDS encoding HAD family hydrolase, producing MRKLIIFDCDGVVIDSEIISARMLIEELHLHDVELNLDYVARHFLGRSYPIVLKQIRKDFGITLPDNFEADYRRRLLSAFERDLKVMPGIKEVVDRLAVPYCLATSSSPERVRKSLYLTGMTDSFAGRISTASEVSRGKPAPDLFLHAAKKYDAEPAECLVIEDSRAGIEAGLAAGMEVWHFTGGSHLKGRESNAGSRGHAHRRLAGFREFFQMAPELFRETAPHLAKG from the coding sequence ATGCGCAAGCTGATTATATTCGATTGCGACGGCGTCGTGATCGATAGCGAGATCATTTCGGCCAGAATGCTCATCGAAGAGCTGCATCTGCATGATGTTGAGCTCAATCTGGATTATGTCGCCAGGCATTTTTTGGGGCGCAGCTATCCCATTGTTCTCAAACAGATTCGCAAGGATTTCGGCATAACCCTGCCCGATAATTTCGAGGCCGACTATCGCAGGCGTCTGCTTTCAGCCTTTGAGCGTGATCTCAAGGTTATGCCCGGCATCAAGGAAGTGGTCGATCGCCTTGCCGTCCCCTATTGTCTTGCGACAAGTTCAAGCCCGGAGCGGGTGCGCAAATCGCTCTACCTGACGGGCATGACAGACTCTTTTGCGGGACGAATTTCCACAGCCTCGGAAGTCAGCCGCGGCAAGCCGGCGCCGGACCTGTTTTTGCATGCAGCCAAAAAGTACGATGCTGAACCGGCCGAATGTCTGGTGATCGAGGATTCCCGTGCCGGGATCGAGGCGGGGCTTGCAGCCGGGATGGAGGTGTGGCACTTCACCGGAGGCAGCCATCTCAAGGGACGGGAAAGCAACGCGGGATCCAGAGGGCATGCGCATCGACGTCTTGCGGGATTTCGCGAATTCTTTCAAATGGCTCCGGAGCTTTTCCGGGAAACCGCGCCCCATCTTGCCAAGGGTTGA
- a CDS encoding LytTR family DNA-binding domain-containing protein: MTIRCVIVDDEAPARDELRYLLGSHDRIEIVGEAATAAQAIQLCLDCEPDLVFLDIQLPGEDGFEVIRAVTPQLDATPLFVFVTAYDSYAVKAFEESAVDYILKPVEEKRLATTLERASRLLADKGAPLREQIETLLSQVTRPTSAQKHTKVSVEKNGRIRLLDPADIIYCSYEDQKIVAHTYDEVVPIYGIASMDRMEDHLDGASFFRAHRATLVNLDAIREFSPWFNGKYSLIMADQMRSELTVSRTRVKDFKHRLGL; the protein is encoded by the coding sequence ATGACCATCAGATGTGTCATCGTTGATGATGAAGCGCCTGCGCGAGATGAACTGCGCTATCTGCTCGGCAGTCACGACAGGATCGAAATCGTTGGCGAAGCCGCCACGGCCGCACAAGCGATCCAACTCTGTCTGGACTGTGAGCCGGATCTGGTTTTTCTCGATATTCAACTGCCCGGCGAGGACGGCTTTGAAGTCATCCGGGCCGTGACGCCACAGCTTGACGCCACACCTTTGTTCGTTTTCGTCACCGCCTACGACAGCTATGCGGTCAAGGCTTTCGAGGAGAGTGCTGTTGACTATATCCTCAAGCCGGTCGAGGAAAAGCGCCTTGCAACGACCCTTGAGCGCGCCTCAAGGCTTCTGGCGGACAAGGGAGCTCCGTTGCGCGAACAGATCGAAACCCTGCTCTCGCAGGTCACCCGCCCAACGAGCGCACAGAAACACACCAAGGTGTCCGTTGAAAAGAATGGCCGCATTCGCCTTCTTGATCCGGCAGATATCATCTACTGCAGTTATGAGGACCAAAAGATCGTTGCCCACACCTATGACGAAGTGGTGCCGATCTACGGTATCGCGAGCATGGACAGGATGGAGGACCATCTGGATGGGGCCTCCTTTTTCCGTGCCCACCGGGCGACATTGGTCAATCTCGATGCCATCCGTGAGTTCAGTCCCTGGTTCAACGGCAAATACAGCCTGATCATGGCGGATCAGATGCGCAGCGAACTGACGGTCTCGCGCACGCGGGTGAAGGATTTCAAACACAGGCTCGGTCTTTGA
- a CDS encoding sugar ABC transporter substrate-binding protein: MKHTVSALLSACAISVLATSAFAEETITIATVNNGDMIRMQGLMDDFYAKHPDIKVEWVTLEENVLRQRVTQDIATKGGQFDVMTIGTYEVPIWGDRDWLVSLNDLPESYDVDDLLPAIREGLTIDGELYAAPFYGESSMVMYRTDLMEKAGMEMPKAPTWDFIKKAAEAMTDKDAGVFGVCLRGKAGWGENMAFLTAMSNSFGARWFDMDWNPQFDTKEWKTTLNFYLDLMNNFGPPGASGNGFNENLALFQQGKCGMWIDATVAASFVTNPDDSTVADKVGFALAPDNGLGKRGNWLWAWNLGIPAGTQKEEAAKAFVEWATSKEYLELVASKEGWANVPPGTRTSLYENPEYQKVPFAQMTLDSINSANPKEPTIDPVPYVGVQFVAIPEFQGLGTAVGQQLAAALAGQISADQALEAAQNLTEREMMKAGYIK, translated from the coding sequence ATGAAACATACTGTCAGCGCTCTTTTGAGCGCCTGCGCTATCTCTGTGCTTGCAACTTCAGCGTTTGCTGAAGAAACCATCACCATCGCTACCGTGAACAACGGCGACATGATCCGCATGCAGGGTCTGATGGATGACTTCTACGCCAAACATCCCGACATCAAGGTCGAGTGGGTTACACTCGAAGAGAACGTTCTTCGCCAGCGTGTCACGCAGGACATTGCCACCAAGGGTGGACAGTTCGACGTGATGACCATCGGTACCTATGAGGTTCCGATCTGGGGTGACCGCGATTGGCTTGTCAGCCTCAATGACCTGCCTGAAAGCTATGATGTCGACGATCTTCTGCCCGCCATTCGCGAAGGCCTGACCATCGACGGCGAGCTTTACGCTGCCCCGTTCTATGGCGAAAGCTCCATGGTTATGTACCGCACCGACCTGATGGAAAAGGCAGGCATGGAAATGCCAAAAGCCCCGACTTGGGACTTCATCAAGAAAGCCGCCGAAGCCATGACCGACAAGGATGCCGGTGTGTTCGGTGTCTGCCTGCGTGGCAAAGCCGGCTGGGGCGAGAACATGGCCTTCCTGACCGCCATGTCCAACTCGTTCGGCGCGCGTTGGTTTGATATGGACTGGAATCCTCAGTTCGACACCAAAGAGTGGAAGACGACGCTTAACTTCTATCTCGACCTGATGAACAACTTTGGCCCTCCGGGCGCATCGGGCAACGGCTTCAACGAAAACCTTGCACTGTTCCAGCAGGGCAAATGCGGCATGTGGATCGACGCAACCGTGGCTGCATCCTTCGTGACCAACCCCGATGATTCCACCGTTGCCGACAAGGTCGGTTTTGCGCTGGCACCGGACAATGGTCTTGGTAAGCGTGGCAACTGGCTGTGGGCATGGAACCTTGGTATCCCGGCCGGCACTCAGAAGGAAGAAGCCGCCAAAGCGTTCGTCGAATGGGCAACGTCGAAGGAATATCTCGAGTTGGTCGCTTCCAAGGAAGGTTGGGCCAACGTGCCTCCTGGAACCCGGACGTCTCTTTATGAGAACCCGGAATATCAGAAGGTTCCGTTTGCGCAAATGACGCTGGACAGCATCAACAGCGCCAACCCGAAAGAACCAACCATCGATCCGGTTCCTTATGTCGGCGTGCAGTTCGTGGCCATTCCTGAATTCCAGGGTCTTGGCACGGCTGTCGGACAGCAGCTCGCCGCAGCGCTTGCCGGTCAAATCAGCGCTGATCAGGCCCTTGAAGCTGCACAAAACCTGACCGAGCGTGAAATGATGAAAGCCGGTTACATCAAGTAA
- a CDS encoding imelysin family protein — translation MNGRYIAAFSLTMLLGGTGLAEAETSKAAVLDTYANIAEAKYEDSLTSAKTLQDSINALIETPSAQALQAAKEAWLMSRVPYQQTEVYRFGNAIVDDWEGKVNAWPLDEGLIDYVDTGYGGPTDENEYAALNVIATPKFTLSGTEIDATEITPTLLAETLHEADGIEANVATGYHAIEFLLWGQDLHGHDHGAGERPWTDYAKGDACTGGNCDRRAAYLKAATELLVSDLEWMAAQWGEEGDARKTLMDNEPAGIIAIVTGMGSLSYGEQAGERMRLGLMLNDPEEEHDCFSDNTHNSHYYDGLGIQSAYLGDYVRIDGSVVSGPSLSDLVAASDSDLDAEMKQKLSTTMMKLGRIKSSAEAGFSYDQMLERGNEGGEALIMGGVNALIDQTKSIERVAAALQLDTIKFEGSDSLDNPNAVFE, via the coding sequence ATGAACGGACGCTATATTGCTGCATTTTCATTGACAATGCTACTCGGTGGCACTGGTCTGGCTGAAGCCGAGACCAGCAAGGCCGCTGTTCTGGATACTTACGCGAATATTGCCGAAGCAAAATACGAAGACAGCCTGACAAGCGCAAAGACGCTGCAAGACAGCATCAATGCGCTCATCGAGACGCCGTCGGCTCAGGCGCTGCAGGCAGCCAAGGAAGCGTGGCTCATGTCGCGGGTTCCCTACCAGCAGACCGAGGTCTATCGCTTTGGCAACGCCATCGTCGACGACTGGGAAGGCAAGGTCAACGCATGGCCGCTTGATGAAGGCCTGATCGATTATGTCGATACCGGCTATGGTGGTCCGACCGACGAGAACGAATATGCCGCGCTCAACGTGATTGCGACGCCGAAATTCACCCTTTCGGGCACCGAAATCGACGCGACCGAAATCACGCCAACCTTGCTTGCAGAAACCCTGCACGAGGCCGATGGCATCGAGGCAAACGTCGCCACCGGCTATCACGCTATCGAATTTCTGCTCTGGGGTCAGGATCTTCATGGTCATGATCATGGTGCCGGCGAGCGTCCCTGGACGGACTATGCCAAGGGTGATGCCTGCACCGGCGGCAATTGCGATCGCCGCGCCGCCTATCTCAAGGCCGCGACCGAACTTCTTGTATCCGATCTTGAATGGATGGCTGCCCAGTGGGGCGAGGAAGGCGACGCGCGCAAGACCCTTATGGACAATGAACCGGCAGGCATCATCGCCATTGTCACCGGCATGGGCTCTCTGTCCTATGGCGAGCAGGCCGGTGAGCGCATGCGCCTTGGCCTGATGCTCAATGATCCAGAAGAAGAGCATGATTGCTTCTCTGATAACACCCACAACAGCCATTACTATGATGGTCTGGGCATCCAGAGCGCCTATCTTGGCGACTATGTGCGCATCGATGGTTCGGTCGTTTCCGGCCCGTCCCTGTCCGATCTCGTTGCAGCGTCGGACAGCGACCTTGATGCCGAAATGAAACAGAAGCTCTCCACCACCATGATGAAGCTTGGCCGCATCAAGAGTTCCGCAGAAGCGGGCTTCAGCTACGACCAGATGCTCGAGCGTGGTAACGAGGGCGGTGAAGCGCTGATCATGGGCGGTGTCAACGCTCTGATCGATCAGACCAAGAGCATCGAACGGGTTGCCGCAGCCCTTCAACTCGACACCATCAAGTTCGAAGGCTCCGACAGCCTCGACAATCCGAACGCAGTGTTCGAATAA